Proteins encoded in a region of the Canis lupus familiaris isolate Mischka breed German Shepherd chromosome 1, alternate assembly UU_Cfam_GSD_1.0, whole genome shotgun sequence genome:
- the TMEM150B gene encoding modulator of macroautophagy TMEM150B, with amino-acid sequence MWGYLSLLPAFLALWAITGVWTVFALAVANRSVNLTEGFPYISLCGSYPPQSCIFSQLLNMGAAMAAWICIIRYHQLRDWGVGRWFNQVILWTGLLCALGTSVVGNFQQKNQLPVHLTGAFFALFVGNLYFWLQLFLFWWMKSLPQPGAPWIRPLRLGLCSLCTILMVAMVILHHWPLRSASAACEWAIAMLLFMLFGLFAVDFSCLDGCTLCLQPGPSLSPPPASPISLQVPL; translated from the exons ATGTGGGGCTACCTGTCCCTGCTGCCTGCCTTCCTGGCCCTCTGGGCTATCACTGGAGTCTGGACCGT TTTTGCCCTGGCCGTAGCCAACAGGTCTGTGAACCTCACCGAAGGTTTTCCCTACATCAG CCTCTGTGGATCTTACCCCCCTCAGAGTTGCATCTTCAGCCAGCTGCTCAACATGGGAGCTGCTATGG ccGCCTGGATCTGCATCATCCGTTACCACCAGCTCCGGGACTGGGGAGTCGGAAGATGGTTTAACCAGGTGATCCTGTGGACGGGGCTTCTGTGTGCCCTGGGCACCTCCGTGGTGGGCAATTTCCAG CAAAAGAACCAGCTGCCCGTACATCTGACAGGGGCCTTCTTTGCCTTATTCGTGGGCAACCTGTACTTCTGGCTGCAGCTCTTTCTCTTCTGGTGGATGAAGAGCCTGCCCCAACCTGGGGCCCCCTGGATCAGGCCACTCCGCCTGGGCCTCTGCAGCCTCTGCACCATCCTCATGGTGGCCA TGGTCATCCTCCACCACTGGCCGCTGCGCTCGGCCTCCGCTGCCTGCGAGTGGGCCATCGCCATGCTGCTGTTCATGCTCTTCGGCCTGTTTGCGGTGGATTTTTCCTGCCTGGACGGCTGCACCCTGTGTCTCCAGCCgggccccagcctcagccccccaccggcctcccccatctccctgcaGGTCCCCCTGTGA
- the BRSK1 gene encoding serine/threonine-protein kinase BRSK1 isoform X1 codes for MSSGAKEGGGGSPAYHLPHPHPHPPQHAQYVGPYRLEKTLGKGQTGLVKLGVHCITGQKVAIKIVNREKLSESVLMKVEREIAILKLIEHPHVLKLHDVYENKKYLYLVLEHVSGGELFDYLVKKGRLTPKEARKFFRQIVSALDFCHSYSICHRDLKPENLLLDEKNNIRIADFGMASLQVGDSLLETSCGSPHYACPEVIKGEKYDGRRADMWSCGVILFALLVGALPFDDDNLRQLLEKVKRGVFHMPHFIPPDCQSLLRGMIEVEPEKRLSLEQIQKHPWYLGGKHEPDPCLEPAPGRRVAMRSLPSNGELDPDVLESMASLGCFRDRERLHRELRSEEENQEKMIYYLLLDRKERYPSCEDQDLPPRNDVDPPRKRVDSPMLSRHGKRRPERKSMEVLSITDAGGGGSPVPTRRALEMAQHSQRSRSVSGASTGLSSSPLSSPRSPVFSFSPEPGAGDEARGGVSPTSKTQTLPSRGPRGGGAGEQPPPPSARSTPLPGPPGSPRSSGGTPLHSPLHTPRASPTGTPGTTPPPSPGGGVGGAAWRSRLNSIRNSFLGSPRFHRRKMQVPTAEEMSSLTPESSPELAKRSWFGNFISLDKEEQIFLVLKDKPLSSIKADIVHAFLSIPSLSHSVLSQTSFRAEYKASGGPSVFQKPVRFQVDISSSEGPEPSPRRDGSGSGGIYSVTFTLISGPSRRFKRVVETIQAQLLSTHDQPSVQALADEKNGTQTRPAGTPPRSLQPPPSRPDPELTSSPRRGPAKDKKLLATNGTPLP; via the exons GGCTGGTTAAACTCGGGGTGCACTGCATCACGGGCCAGAAGGTCGCCATCAAGATCGTGAACCGGGAGAAGCTGTCGGAGTCAGTGCTGATGAAG GTGGAGCGGGAGATCGCCATCCTGAAGCTTATTGAACACCCACATGTCCTCAAGCTGCACGATGTCTACGAGAACAAGAAATATTT GTACCTGGTTCTGGAACATGTCTCCGGAGGTGAGCTCTTTGACTACCTGGTAAAGAAGGGGAGACTGACACCCAAGGAGGCCCGGAAGTTCTTCCGCCAGATCGTGTCGGCGCTGGACTTCTGCCACAGCTACTCCATCTG CCACAGAGACCTGAAGCCTGAGAACCTGCTTTTGGATGAGAAAAACAACATCCGCATCGCAGATTTTGGCATGGCATCCCTGCAGGTGGGGGACAGCCTCCTGGAGACCAGCTGTGG GTCCCCCCACTATGCATGTCCAGAGGTGATTAAG GGGGAGAAGTATGATGGCCGCCGGGCAGATATGTGGAGCTGCGGAGTCATCCTCTTTGCCCTGCTTGTG GGGGCTCTGCCCTTTGATGATGACAATCTCCGCCAGCTGCTGGAGAAGGTGAAACGGGGCGTCTTCCACATGCCCCACTTCATCCCTCCAGACTGCCAGAGCCTCCTGCGAGGGATGATTGAAGTGGAGCCTGAAAAAAGGCTCAGT CTGGAGCAAATTCAGAAACATCCCTGGTACCT gggTGGGAAACACGAGCCAGACCCCTGCCTGGAGCCAGCCCCAGGCCGGCGGGTGGCCATGCGGAGCCTGCCATCGAATGGAGAGCTGGACCCCGACGTCCTGGAGAGCATGGCTTCGCTGGGCTGTTTCAGGGACCGCGAGCGGCTGCACCGCGAGCTGCGCAGCGAGGA GGAGAACCAGGAAAAGATGATATATTATCTGCTTTTGGATCGAAAGGAGCGGTATCCCAGCTGTGAGGACCAGGACTTGCCTCCCCGGAATGATGTCG ATCCTCCTCGGAAACGTGTGGATTCCCCCATGCTGAGCCGTCATGGGAAGCGGAGGCCAGAGCGGAAGTCCATGGAAGTTCTGAGCATCACAGATGCTGGGGGCGGTGGCTCCCCGGTGCCCACCCGACGGGCCCTGGAGATGGCCCAGCACAGTCAGAG ATCACGTAGTGTCAGTGGAGCATCCACCGGTCTGTCCTCCAGCCCTCTCAGCAGCCCAAGG AGTCCTGTCTTTTCCTTCTCACCTGAGCCCGGGGCTGGCGATGAGGCTCGGGGCGGGGTCTCCCCAACTTCCAAAACGCAGACGCTGCCTTCTCGaggccccaggggtgggggcgccggagagcagcccccgccccccagtgcCCGCTCCACACCCCTGCCtggccccccaggctccccgcgCTCCTCTGGGGGCACCCCCTTGCATTCGCCCCTGCATACGCCCCGGGCCAGCCCCACCGGGACGCCAGGAACAACACCACCCCCAAGCCCCGGCGGTGGCGTGGGGGGAGCCGCCTGGAGAAGTCGTCTCAACTCCATCCGCAACAGCTTCCTGGGCTCCCCTCGCTTTCACCGACGCAAGATGCAGG TCCCCACTGCCGAGGAGATGTCCAGTTTGACGCCAGAGTCCTCTCCAGA GTTGGCAAAACGTTCCTGGTTTGGGAACTTCATCTCCTTGgacaaagaagaacaaatattccTTGTGCTAAAGGACAAACCTCTCAGCAGCATCAAAGCGGACATTGTCCATGCCTTCCTGTCG ATCCCCAGCCTGAGTCACAGTGTGCTGTCACAGACCAGCTTCAGGGCCGAATACAAGGCCAGTGGCGGCCCATCCGTCTTCCAGAAGCCTGTCCGATTCCAGGTGGATATCAGCTCCTCAGAGGGTCCAGAGCCTTCCCCACGACGGGATGGGAGTGGCAGTGGTGGTATCTACTCCGTCACCTTTACGCTCATCTCCG GTCCCAGCCGTCGGTTCAAGCGAGTTGTAGAGACCATCCAGGCACAGCTGCTGAGCACTCACGACCAGCCCTCCGTGCAGGCCCtggcag ATGAGAAAAACGGGACCCAGACTCGGCCTGCTGGCACCCCACCCAGAAGcctgcagcccccacccagcCGCCCAGACCCAGAGCTGACCAGTTCTCCCCGCCGAGGCCCTGCTAAGGACAAGAAGCTCCTGGCCACCAATGGGACCCCTCTGCCCTGA
- the BRSK1 gene encoding serine/threonine-protein kinase BRSK1 isoform X2, which translates to MSSSCTMSTRTRNICRYLVLEHVSGGELFDYLVKKGRLTPKEARKFFRQIVSALDFCHSYSICHRDLKPENLLLDEKNNIRIADFGMASLQVGDSLLETSCGSPHYACPEVIKGEKYDGRRADMWSCGVILFALLVGALPFDDDNLRQLLEKVKRGVFHMPHFIPPDCQSLLRGMIEVEPEKRLSLEQIQKHPWYLGGKHEPDPCLEPAPGRRVAMRSLPSNGELDPDVLESMASLGCFRDRERLHRELRSEEENQEKMIYYLLLDRKERYPSCEDQDLPPRNDVDPPRKRVDSPMLSRHGKRRPERKSMEVLSITDAGGGGSPVPTRRALEMAQHSQRSRSVSGASTGLSSSPLSSPRSPVFSFSPEPGAGDEARGGVSPTSKTQTLPSRGPRGGGAGEQPPPPSARSTPLPGPPGSPRSSGGTPLHSPLHTPRASPTGTPGTTPPPSPGGGVGGAAWRSRLNSIRNSFLGSPRFHRRKMQVPTAEEMSSLTPESSPELAKRSWFGNFISLDKEEQIFLVLKDKPLSSIKADIVHAFLSIPSLSHSVLSQTSFRAEYKASGGPSVFQKPVRFQVDISSSEGPEPSPRRDGSGSGGIYSVTFTLISGPSRRFKRVVETIQAQLLSTHDQPSVQALADEKNGTQTRPAGTPPRSLQPPPSRPDPELTSSPRRGPAKDKKLLATNGTPLP; encoded by the exons ATGTCCTCAAGCTGCACGATGTCTACGAGAACAAGAAATATTTGTAG GTACCTGGTTCTGGAACATGTCTCCGGAGGTGAGCTCTTTGACTACCTGGTAAAGAAGGGGAGACTGACACCCAAGGAGGCCCGGAAGTTCTTCCGCCAGATCGTGTCGGCGCTGGACTTCTGCCACAGCTACTCCATCTG CCACAGAGACCTGAAGCCTGAGAACCTGCTTTTGGATGAGAAAAACAACATCCGCATCGCAGATTTTGGCATGGCATCCCTGCAGGTGGGGGACAGCCTCCTGGAGACCAGCTGTGG GTCCCCCCACTATGCATGTCCAGAGGTGATTAAG GGGGAGAAGTATGATGGCCGCCGGGCAGATATGTGGAGCTGCGGAGTCATCCTCTTTGCCCTGCTTGTG GGGGCTCTGCCCTTTGATGATGACAATCTCCGCCAGCTGCTGGAGAAGGTGAAACGGGGCGTCTTCCACATGCCCCACTTCATCCCTCCAGACTGCCAGAGCCTCCTGCGAGGGATGATTGAAGTGGAGCCTGAAAAAAGGCTCAGT CTGGAGCAAATTCAGAAACATCCCTGGTACCT gggTGGGAAACACGAGCCAGACCCCTGCCTGGAGCCAGCCCCAGGCCGGCGGGTGGCCATGCGGAGCCTGCCATCGAATGGAGAGCTGGACCCCGACGTCCTGGAGAGCATGGCTTCGCTGGGCTGTTTCAGGGACCGCGAGCGGCTGCACCGCGAGCTGCGCAGCGAGGA GGAGAACCAGGAAAAGATGATATATTATCTGCTTTTGGATCGAAAGGAGCGGTATCCCAGCTGTGAGGACCAGGACTTGCCTCCCCGGAATGATGTCG ATCCTCCTCGGAAACGTGTGGATTCCCCCATGCTGAGCCGTCATGGGAAGCGGAGGCCAGAGCGGAAGTCCATGGAAGTTCTGAGCATCACAGATGCTGGGGGCGGTGGCTCCCCGGTGCCCACCCGACGGGCCCTGGAGATGGCCCAGCACAGTCAGAG ATCACGTAGTGTCAGTGGAGCATCCACCGGTCTGTCCTCCAGCCCTCTCAGCAGCCCAAGG AGTCCTGTCTTTTCCTTCTCACCTGAGCCCGGGGCTGGCGATGAGGCTCGGGGCGGGGTCTCCCCAACTTCCAAAACGCAGACGCTGCCTTCTCGaggccccaggggtgggggcgccggagagcagcccccgccccccagtgcCCGCTCCACACCCCTGCCtggccccccaggctccccgcgCTCCTCTGGGGGCACCCCCTTGCATTCGCCCCTGCATACGCCCCGGGCCAGCCCCACCGGGACGCCAGGAACAACACCACCCCCAAGCCCCGGCGGTGGCGTGGGGGGAGCCGCCTGGAGAAGTCGTCTCAACTCCATCCGCAACAGCTTCCTGGGCTCCCCTCGCTTTCACCGACGCAAGATGCAGG TCCCCACTGCCGAGGAGATGTCCAGTTTGACGCCAGAGTCCTCTCCAGA GTTGGCAAAACGTTCCTGGTTTGGGAACTTCATCTCCTTGgacaaagaagaacaaatattccTTGTGCTAAAGGACAAACCTCTCAGCAGCATCAAAGCGGACATTGTCCATGCCTTCCTGTCG ATCCCCAGCCTGAGTCACAGTGTGCTGTCACAGACCAGCTTCAGGGCCGAATACAAGGCCAGTGGCGGCCCATCCGTCTTCCAGAAGCCTGTCCGATTCCAGGTGGATATCAGCTCCTCAGAGGGTCCAGAGCCTTCCCCACGACGGGATGGGAGTGGCAGTGGTGGTATCTACTCCGTCACCTTTACGCTCATCTCCG GTCCCAGCCGTCGGTTCAAGCGAGTTGTAGAGACCATCCAGGCACAGCTGCTGAGCACTCACGACCAGCCCTCCGTGCAGGCCCtggcag ATGAGAAAAACGGGACCCAGACTCGGCCTGCTGGCACCCCACCCAGAAGcctgcagcccccacccagcCGCCCAGACCCAGAGCTGACCAGTTCTCCCCGCCGAGGCCCTGCTAAGGACAAGAAGCTCCTGGCCACCAATGGGACCCCTCTGCCCTGA